A single Sporomusaceae bacterium DNA region contains:
- the fusA gene encoding elongation factor G — protein sequence MKEYKTDKIRNVGIFAHGGAGKTSLAEALLYSTGAVNRLGKVDDGTATTDFEPEEVKRKVTISTGLAPCEWRDHKINFLDTPGYADFVAEVKGTLRAVDAALIVLCAASGVEVGTENVWKYAEEDGVPRFAFINKMDRENADFYATLDQMKEKFGNNIFPIQIPIGAQDSFKGIIDLVKMKAYTPANAQGTQYTEGAIPADLQDKADEARLAMIEAAAEADDDLLAKYLEGEELSDEEIRTGLVKGAAQGKFCPVLCGAAYKNIGAQQLLDAVIAYAPSPENTVAKGHHPTTKDPVERKTGDPFAALVFKTTADPFVGRLSYIRVFSGQLKPDSTLYNASREKSERIGNIFTMRGKTQDTLTVANTGDIVVVAKMAETKTGDTICEKDKPVIFEPIAYPKPMFTLAVEAKNKGDEDKIGNALARMADEDPTFTLEKNLETHQLLASGISDMHIDVIAERMKRKFGVDVKLSDPRIPYRESIRSSVKVEYKHKKQSGGHGQYGHVWLQLDPLTTGAGFEFAESIFGGAVPRQYFPAVEKGVREAMANGIIAGYPVTDMKVTLVDGSYHDVDSSEMAFKIAASGAIKKGALQAKPILLEPVYGVEVIVPESYMGDIIGDFNSRRGRILGMEPIGGGLGVVRAQAPLTEVVRYSIDLRSMTQGRGKFDMSFDHYEEVPQRIAEGIIAAYKKDKEDEE from the coding sequence TTGAAAGAGTACAAAACCGACAAAATCCGGAATGTGGGCATCTTCGCTCATGGTGGCGCCGGCAAGACTTCACTCGCGGAAGCGCTCCTTTACAGCACCGGGGCTGTAAACCGTCTCGGCAAGGTAGACGACGGCACGGCCACCACCGACTTCGAGCCCGAGGAAGTCAAACGCAAAGTAACGATCAGCACCGGTCTGGCCCCTTGCGAATGGCGCGACCATAAAATAAATTTCCTCGACACGCCGGGTTACGCCGACTTCGTCGCCGAAGTCAAAGGCACGCTGCGGGCCGTAGACGCCGCGCTGATCGTCCTCTGCGCCGCCTCCGGGGTCGAGGTCGGGACCGAAAACGTCTGGAAATACGCCGAAGAAGACGGCGTGCCCCGCTTTGCCTTTATCAACAAAATGGACCGTGAAAACGCCGACTTCTACGCCACCCTCGACCAGATGAAAGAAAAATTCGGCAACAACATCTTCCCCATCCAGATACCCATCGGTGCCCAAGACAGCTTCAAAGGCATCATCGACCTCGTCAAAATGAAAGCCTACACCCCGGCCAACGCCCAGGGCACCCAGTACACCGAAGGCGCCATCCCCGCCGACCTCCAGGACAAAGCCGACGAAGCCAGGCTCGCCATGATCGAAGCGGCGGCCGAAGCCGACGACGACCTCCTCGCCAAATACCTCGAAGGCGAAGAACTCAGCGACGAAGAAATCCGCACCGGCCTTGTAAAAGGCGCGGCCCAGGGCAAATTCTGCCCTGTCCTGTGCGGCGCGGCCTATAAAAACATCGGCGCCCAGCAGCTCCTCGACGCCGTCATCGCCTACGCCCCCTCGCCGGAAAACACCGTCGCCAAAGGCCATCATCCCACCACCAAGGACCCCGTCGAACGCAAAACCGGCGACCCCTTCGCCGCCCTCGTCTTCAAAACGACCGCCGACCCCTTCGTCGGCCGTCTCAGCTACATCCGCGTCTTCTCCGGCCAGCTCAAGCCCGACTCCACCCTCTACAACGCCAGCCGCGAAAAAAGCGAGCGCATCGGCAACATCTTCACCATGCGCGGCAAAACCCAGGACACCCTCACCGTAGCCAACACCGGCGACATCGTCGTCGTTGCCAAGATGGCCGAGACCAAGACCGGCGACACAATCTGCGAAAAAGACAAACCCGTCATCTTCGAGCCCATCGCCTACCCCAAACCCATGTTCACCCTGGCCGTCGAAGCCAAAAACAAGGGCGACGAAGACAAAATCGGCAACGCCCTCGCCCGCATGGCTGACGAAGACCCCACCTTCACCCTCGAAAAGAACCTCGAAACCCACCAGCTCCTCGCCAGCGGCATAAGCGACATGCACATCGACGTCATCGCCGAGCGCATGAAACGTAAATTCGGCGTCGACGTCAAACTCAGCGACCCGCGCATCCCCTACCGCGAATCCATCCGTTCCAGCGTCAAAGTCGAATACAAACACAAAAAACAAAGCGGCGGCCACGGCCAATACGGCCACGTATGGCTCCAGCTCGACCCGCTGACCACCGGCGCCGGCTTCGAATTCGCCGAATCCATCTTCGGCGGCGCCGTCCCCCGCCAATATTTCCCGGCCGTCGAAAAAGGCGTCCGCGAAGCCATGGCCAACGGCATCATCGCCGGCTACCCCGTCACCGACATGAAAGTCACCCTCGTCGACGGCTCTTATCACGACGTCGACTCCTCGGAAATGGCCTTCAAAATCGCCGCCTCCGGCGCCATCAAAAAAGGCGCCCTCCAGGCCAAACCCATCCTCCTCGAGCCTGTCTACGGCGTCGAAGTCATCGTTCCCGAATCCTACATGGGCGACATCATTGGCGACTTCAACAGCCGCCGCGGCCGCATCCTCGGCATGGAGCCGATAGGCGGGGGCCTCGGCGTAGTCCGCGCCCAGGCGCCGCTCACCGAAGTCGTCCGCTACTCCATCGACCTCCGCTCCATGACCCAGGGGCGCGGCAAATTCGACATGTCCTTCGACCACTACGAAGAAGTCCCGCAGCGCATCGCCGAAGGCATCATCGCCGCCTACAAAAAAGACAAAGAAGACGAAGAATAA
- a CDS encoding zinc ribbon domain-containing protein, translating to MPIYEFKCNQCKAKFEQLCRHDWQGAVSCPACGGTNLAKALSAFSSPGSGGGKSCGGCAGGNCATCK from the coding sequence ATGCCCATCTACGAATTCAAGTGCAATCAATGCAAAGCCAAATTCGAACAGCTCTGCCGCCACGACTGGCAGGGCGCCGTCTCCTGCCCGGCCTGCGGCGGCACAAACCTCGCCAAAGCCCTGTCCGCCTTCAGCTCGCCAGGCAGCGGCGGCGGCAAAAGCTGCGGCGGTTGCGCCGGCGGCAACTGCGCCACCTGCAAGTAG